In one window of Streptomyces roseofulvus DNA:
- a CDS encoding roadblock/LC7 domain-containing protein gives MQPLPNIDWMLTELVGGVPHVRHVVVLSSDGLCIGQANTASDTADAIAAACSGIQSLARAIAQMFPHGNGTTHMVGIEADGGYFSLMAAGPGAYLAVLADEEVDAGLLGARMRALVVRIGRHMTSPPREDVVRQAM, from the coding sequence ATGCAGCCACTGCCCAACATCGACTGGATGCTCACCGAGCTCGTGGGCGGCGTTCCGCACGTACGGCACGTGGTCGTCCTCTCCTCGGACGGCCTGTGCATCGGCCAGGCCAACACCGCGTCCGACACCGCCGACGCGATCGCCGCCGCCTGTTCCGGCATCCAGAGCCTGGCCCGCGCGATCGCCCAGATGTTCCCGCACGGCAACGGCACGACCCACATGGTCGGGATCGAGGCCGACGGCGGCTACTTCTCCCTGATGGCGGCCGGCCCCGGCGCCTACCTCGCCGTCCTCGCCGACGAGGAGGTGGACGCGGGCCTGCTCGGCGCCCGCATGCGCGCGCTCGTGGTCCGGATCGGCCGGCACATGACCAGTCCGCCCCGTGAAGACGTCGTCCGGCAGGCGATGTGA
- a CDS encoding ATP-binding protein: MAPVWLVPPGVLAALFAIGLLFAPAEIRTPVAWYGFAAVSLTVGSAALTVRLARAAEAARHTRTVQAAQQAHAEREAALLGRLADQRTTTVWLAEELLPAAVARLQKGDPASEIVNSVRFGDHLDDGFTDALRGALRTLLEAVEAEENTRDSSQRALVAVARRVQAIVHQLAKDLREMQIVHGTDLVLARGLQDVDHRNALIGRLAASIAVLGDARPGRQWSKPIPLYDVLRGAMSRIVDYPRVKLQSVTEAAVIGPGAEPLIHLLAELLDNATSFSPPHTPVEVSAVEVPSGIAIEIEDRGVGLTEEVRHRINRVMTESASGMFLAGLGEVTQLGLPVVSRLAREHGCDVDLRPSAYGGVRAVILVPRRLITTVEKPVVRTPEPARKRAAGPIRPLPKRGTPSVPPPAPAPLPVPPPAPAPLLPSLDDGADPFIDGKTLNGLPRRRRDTPVPTPVVRTGPEPAPAPRTSAREPGLMWEAFNADKHAGTDSPTPHSQPSDEVE; this comes from the coding sequence GTGGCTCCGGTGTGGCTCGTCCCGCCGGGGGTCCTGGCCGCACTCTTCGCCATAGGGCTGCTCTTCGCGCCTGCCGAGATACGGACACCGGTGGCCTGGTACGGCTTCGCGGCGGTCTCCCTCACCGTCGGCAGCGCCGCGCTGACCGTGCGTCTGGCGCGGGCGGCCGAGGCGGCCCGGCACACCCGCACGGTGCAGGCCGCGCAGCAGGCCCACGCGGAGCGCGAGGCCGCGCTGCTCGGACGCCTCGCCGACCAGCGGACCACCACCGTGTGGCTGGCCGAGGAGCTCCTGCCGGCCGCCGTCGCCCGGCTCCAGAAGGGCGATCCGGCGTCGGAGATCGTGAACTCCGTCCGTTTCGGCGACCACCTCGACGACGGGTTCACCGACGCCCTCAGGGGAGCGCTGCGGACCCTGCTGGAGGCGGTGGAGGCCGAGGAGAACACCCGGGACTCGTCCCAGCGGGCGCTCGTGGCCGTCGCGCGCCGCGTCCAGGCGATCGTGCACCAGCTCGCCAAGGACCTGCGGGAGATGCAGATCGTCCACGGCACGGACCTGGTGCTCGCCCGCGGTCTCCAGGACGTCGACCACCGCAACGCCCTCATCGGCCGCCTCGCGGCCAGCATCGCCGTCCTCGGCGACGCCCGCCCCGGCCGCCAGTGGTCGAAGCCCATCCCGCTCTACGACGTGCTGCGCGGCGCCATGTCGCGCATCGTGGACTACCCGCGGGTGAAGCTCCAGTCGGTCACGGAGGCGGCGGTCATCGGCCCCGGCGCCGAGCCGCTGATCCACCTGCTCGCCGAGCTCCTCGACAACGCCACGTCGTTCTCGCCGCCGCACACCCCCGTGGAGGTGAGCGCCGTCGAGGTGCCCTCGGGCATCGCGATCGAGATCGAGGACCGCGGCGTCGGCCTCACCGAGGAGGTCCGGCACCGCATCAACCGCGTCATGACGGAGTCGGCGTCGGGCATGTTCCTGGCCGGACTGGGCGAGGTGACGCAGCTCGGCCTGCCGGTGGTCAGCCGACTGGCCCGCGAGCACGGCTGCGACGTCGACCTGCGTCCCTCCGCCTACGGAGGCGTACGGGCCGTGATCCTCGTACCCCGGCGCCTGATCACCACGGTGGAGAAGCCCGTCGTGAGAACCCCTGAGCCCGCCCGGAAGCGCGCGGCCGGACCGATCCGCCCGCTGCCGAAGCGCGGCACCCCGTCCGTCCCGCCGCCGGCCCCGGCCCCGCTGCCCGTGCCGCCGCCGGCGCCCGCCCCCCTCCTTCCGTCGCTGGACGACGGTGCGGACCCGTTCATCGACGGGAAGACCCTCAACGGTCTGCCGCGCCGCCGCCGCGACACCCCCGTACCGACCCCGGTCGTCCGCACCGGCCCCGAGCCGGCCCCCGCTCCCCGCACGTCCGCCCGCGAACCCGGGCTGATGTGGGAGGCGTTCAACGCCGACAAGCACGCGGGCACCGACTCCCCCACTCCGCACAGCCAGCCGTCTGATGAGGTCGAATAA
- a CDS encoding DEAD/DEAH box helicase: MLTSSFRSSGSAPEPSAPCSGPAVPAAVFLPADPPRAGRIALWSPDGAPVAAPPGAVGGEITVVDAAELQPVPVPALLLSVRDALPLLARARLAGDADPAAAFWGGAALLALDLTARGLLLPGVTTAGHDAWRAGPLGPEELDRLRTLAASMPPTAHAVPLGRAEEPDEPEEWLLPEPEALLRAFLDAVADTLPRTPAAELAAGGPAFAAAAAQSVPEQRPWAADLAAGHDAGVRLSLRLELSGAGSGSGASEVPSFRAVLQLHSAADPAVVVDAAEAWSGAGPAAAALGPRARMDALLALRRAARAWPALAPLLAAAVPDAMELADEEVVELLGPASRALAATGMHVHWPRELTDRLTARAVVGPVEPATGAGSGWSDGPAETGGAGGGLPSFLSADALLAFNWRFSVGDQELTRSELDRLAEAGRPLVRLRDRWVLVDPAEVLRARERQDRKLSPVDALAAVLTGSTEVDGRRFEVVATGALERLRERLADPEGGVREVPQPAALAATLRDYQLRGLNWLHRMTSLGLGGCLADDMGLGKTITLIALHLHRQGDPATAGPTLVVCPTSLMGNWQREFERFAPGTRVRRFHGTTRDLDGLADGDVVLTTYGTMRLDAERLAARPWGLLVADEAQHVKNPYSATARRLRTIGARARVALSGTPVENNLSELWAILDWTTPGLLGGLGAFRRRYAAAVEGGSDPAAAERLGALVRPFLLRRRKSDPGIAPELPPKTETDRAVSLTPEQAGLYEAVVRENLLAIAAADGMARRGLVVKLLTSLKQICNHPAQYLKEDRPRIAGRSGKLELLDELLDTILAEGASTLVFTQYVGMARLLEAHLAERGVRTQFLHGGTPVAEREAMVARFQDGEVPVFLLSLKAAGTGLNLTRAEHVVHYDRWWNPAVEAQATDRAYRIGQTRPVQVHRIVAEGTVEDRIAALLDRKRELADAVLGTSGDAPPELTELTDAELAELVRLRGDGDGR; the protein is encoded by the coding sequence GTGTTGACGTCGTCGTTCCGGTCCTCCGGCTCCGCTCCCGAACCCTCCGCGCCGTGCTCCGGCCCGGCCGTACCGGCCGCCGTGTTCCTCCCCGCCGATCCGCCCCGGGCGGGCCGGATCGCCCTCTGGTCGCCCGACGGCGCACCCGTCGCCGCCCCGCCGGGGGCGGTGGGGGGCGAGATCACCGTGGTGGACGCGGCGGAGCTCCAGCCGGTGCCGGTCCCCGCGCTCCTCCTGTCGGTACGGGACGCCCTGCCGCTGCTCGCCCGCGCCCGGCTCGCCGGGGACGCCGACCCGGCGGCCGCCTTCTGGGGCGGCGCGGCCCTGCTCGCCCTGGACCTCACGGCGCGCGGACTGCTGCTGCCCGGGGTGACGACGGCGGGTCATGACGCCTGGCGGGCGGGGCCGTTGGGGCCCGAGGAGCTGGACCGGCTGCGGACGCTCGCCGCGTCGATGCCGCCGACCGCGCACGCCGTCCCGCTGGGTCGGGCGGAGGAGCCGGACGAGCCGGAGGAATGGCTGCTGCCGGAGCCGGAGGCGCTGCTCCGCGCCTTCCTGGACGCCGTCGCCGACACCCTTCCCCGTACGCCGGCCGCGGAACTCGCCGCCGGCGGTCCGGCGTTCGCCGCGGCGGCGGCGCAGTCCGTACCCGAGCAGCGCCCGTGGGCCGCCGATCTGGCGGCCGGTCACGACGCGGGGGTACGGCTGTCGCTCCGGCTCGAACTGTCCGGCGCCGGCTCCGGGTCCGGCGCGTCGGAGGTTCCGTCGTTCCGTGCCGTGCTCCAGCTGCACTCCGCCGCGGATCCGGCGGTGGTCGTGGACGCGGCAGAGGCCTGGTCGGGTGCCGGGCCGGCGGCGGCGGCGCTCGGGCCGCGCGCCCGGATGGACGCCCTGCTGGCGCTGCGGCGGGCCGCGCGCGCCTGGCCGGCGCTGGCCCCGCTGCTCGCGGCGGCCGTGCCGGACGCGATGGAGCTGGCCGACGAGGAGGTCGTCGAGCTGCTGGGACCGGCGTCCCGGGCGCTCGCCGCGACCGGCATGCACGTCCACTGGCCGCGCGAGCTGACGGACCGGCTGACCGCGCGCGCGGTGGTCGGGCCGGTGGAGCCGGCGACCGGGGCGGGATCAGGGTGGAGCGACGGTCCTGCGGAGACCGGAGGAGCCGGCGGCGGTCTGCCGTCGTTCCTCTCCGCCGACGCGCTGCTCGCCTTCAACTGGCGTTTCTCCGTGGGCGACCAGGAGCTGACGCGCTCCGAGCTGGACCGGCTCGCCGAGGCCGGGCGGCCGCTCGTGCGGCTGCGCGACCGGTGGGTCCTGGTCGATCCGGCGGAGGTGCTGCGCGCCCGGGAGCGGCAGGACCGCAAGCTGTCGCCGGTCGACGCGCTCGCCGCCGTCCTCACCGGCAGCACCGAGGTCGACGGCCGCCGGTTCGAGGTGGTCGCGACCGGCGCCCTGGAGCGGCTGCGCGAGCGCCTCGCGGACCCCGAGGGCGGCGTCCGCGAGGTCCCGCAGCCCGCCGCGCTCGCCGCCACCCTCCGCGACTACCAGCTGCGCGGACTGAACTGGCTGCACCGGATGACCTCGCTCGGCCTCGGCGGCTGCCTCGCCGACGACATGGGCCTGGGCAAGACCATCACCCTCATCGCGCTGCATCTGCACCGGCAGGGCGATCCGGCCACCGCGGGCCCGACGCTCGTCGTCTGCCCGACCTCGCTGATGGGCAACTGGCAGCGGGAGTTCGAGCGGTTCGCGCCCGGCACGCGCGTGCGCCGCTTCCACGGCACCACGCGCGACCTCGACGGGCTCGCGGACGGGGACGTCGTCCTCACCACGTACGGCACCATGCGGCTCGACGCCGAGCGGCTGGCCGCCCGGCCGTGGGGGCTGCTCGTGGCGGACGAGGCCCAGCACGTGAAGAACCCGTACTCGGCGACGGCCCGCCGGCTGCGCACGATCGGCGCACGCGCGCGCGTGGCGCTGTCCGGCACGCCGGTGGAGAACAACCTCTCCGAGCTGTGGGCCATCCTCGACTGGACGACCCCGGGGCTGCTCGGCGGGCTCGGTGCCTTCCGCCGCCGGTACGCCGCCGCCGTCGAGGGCGGTTCGGACCCGGCCGCGGCGGAGCGGCTGGGCGCGCTGGTCCGTCCCTTCCTGCTGCGCCGCCGCAAGTCCGATCCGGGGATCGCGCCGGAGCTGCCGCCCAAGACCGAGACCGACCGGGCCGTCTCCCTGACGCCGGAACAGGCCGGTCTGTACGAGGCGGTGGTGCGCGAGAACCTGCTCGCGATCGCGGCGGCCGACGGCATGGCGCGGCGCGGGCTCGTGGTGAAGCTGCTGACCTCGCTGAAGCAGATCTGCAACCACCCGGCGCAGTACCTGAAGGAGGACCGGCCCCGGATCGCGGGCCGTTCGGGGAAGCTGGAGCTCCTCGACGAACTCCTCGACACGATCCTCGCCGAGGGGGCGAGCACCCTGGTCTTCACCCAGTACGTCGGGATGGCCAGGCTCCTGGAGGCGCATCTGGCGGAGCGCGGGGTGCGGACGCAGTTCCTGCACGGCGGCACCCCGGTCGCCGAGCGGGAGGCGATGGTGGCCCGCTTCCAGGACGGCGAGGTGCCGGTCTTCCTGCTGTCGCTGAAGGCGGCGGGGACGGGGCTCAACCTGACCCGGGCCGAACACGTGGTGCACTACGACCGCTGGTGGAACCCGGCCGTGGAGGCGCAGGCCACCGACCGGGCGTACCGGATCGGGCAGACGCGGCCGGTGCAGGTGCACCGGATCGTCGCGGAGGGGACCGTCGAGGACCGGATCGCCGCCCTGCTCGACCGCAAGCGCGAGCTGGCCGACGCGGTGCTGGGCACGTCGGGCGACGCGCCGCCGGAGCTGACCGAACTGACCGACGCGGAACTGGCGGAGCTGGTCCGGCTGCGCGGGGACGGGGACGGACGATGA
- a CDS encoding SWF or SNF family helicase, whose translation MSEYGTGHGAEELTIAVPPPVRGGAFTRTWWGRAWLKALEDTALDGRQVKAGRAHARAGAVGAVSVRPGRITAVVQDRDGTAYRSDVLVRTLTDEEWDRLLDLAVDSAGHIAALLDHEVPPHLVEDAAGVGVELLPGIGDLEPECGCEAWDHCPHTVALCHQMARILDEDPFALLLMRGRGQRAVVDALQDRSAARAGGRTPSPDAPRDAGAADIPAGVSAAEAYALRDILPPLPAAPVPEAGPGEPPSLDTETDPEPGVEPAALEFLAADTAARAHRLLTELLAGRPAPVGGPAADLTVAEDAVRLAAGGPPAWVAARLASRTGRSRAELDAATRAWRWGGVAALAVLEGSWAPDEEALARASARLADAWEDGERPELSRSGARWTAAGARAQLRLGEDGRWWPYRREGDGWSPVGPADRDPAAALSTARGEAEGDGEGEG comes from the coding sequence ATGAGCGAGTACGGGACGGGCCACGGGGCCGAGGAGCTGACCATCGCGGTGCCGCCGCCGGTGCGCGGCGGGGCGTTCACCCGCACCTGGTGGGGGCGGGCGTGGCTGAAGGCGCTGGAGGACACGGCGCTGGACGGCCGGCAGGTGAAGGCGGGCCGGGCGCACGCGCGCGCGGGGGCCGTCGGCGCGGTGTCGGTGCGGCCGGGGCGCATCACCGCCGTGGTGCAGGACCGTGACGGCACGGCGTACCGCAGCGACGTGCTGGTGCGCACGCTGACGGACGAGGAGTGGGACCGGCTGCTCGACCTCGCCGTCGACAGCGCCGGGCACATCGCCGCGCTGCTCGACCACGAGGTGCCGCCGCACCTGGTGGAGGACGCGGCCGGCGTCGGCGTCGAACTGCTGCCCGGCATCGGCGACCTGGAGCCGGAGTGCGGCTGCGAGGCGTGGGACCACTGCCCGCACACGGTGGCGCTCTGCCACCAGATGGCCCGGATCCTGGACGAGGACCCGTTCGCGCTGCTCCTCATGCGGGGGCGGGGCCAGCGGGCGGTCGTGGACGCGCTCCAGGACCGCAGCGCCGCCCGCGCGGGCGGCCGGACCCCGTCGCCGGACGCGCCGCGGGACGCCGGGGCGGCGGACATTCCGGCCGGGGTCTCGGCGGCGGAGGCGTACGCGCTGCGGGACATTCTGCCGCCGCTGCCCGCCGCGCCGGTGCCGGAGGCAGGGCCCGGGGAGCCGCCGTCGCTGGACACGGAGACGGATCCGGAGCCGGGTGTGGAGCCGGCCGCGCTGGAGTTCCTGGCGGCCGACACGGCGGCCCGCGCCCACCGGCTGCTGACGGAACTGCTGGCCGGGCGTCCGGCCCCGGTGGGCGGGCCGGCGGCGGACCTGACGGTCGCCGAGGACGCGGTCCGGCTCGCGGCCGGCGGACCGCCCGCGTGGGTGGCGGCGCGGCTGGCCTCCCGCACCGGGCGGTCGCGGGCGGAGCTGGACGCCGCCACGCGCGCGTGGCGGTGGGGAGGGGTCGCGGCCCTCGCCGTGCTGGAGGGGTCCTGGGCCCCGGACGAGGAGGCCCTGGCGCGGGCTTCGGCACGGCTCGCCGACGCCTGGGAGGACGGCGAACGCCCGGAGCTGAGCCGGTCGGGGGCGCGATGGACGGCAGCGGGGGCGCGGGCCCAGCTGCGGCTCGGCGAGGACGGCCGGTGGTGGCCGTACCGGCGGGAGGGGGACGGCTGGTCCCCGGTCGGTCCGGCGGACCGGGATCCGGCGGCGGCCCTCTCGACGGCGAGGGGCGAGGCCGAGGGCGACGGCGAGGGCGAGGGTTAG